The bacterium nucleotide sequence GTCTCAATCCCTAAGATCTTCAATGATAAACTCCCTGTTCTTTTGTCCCCTGATGGCGATATGCACGTGCAGCCCGCTTTGCTTCTGGACCCGTGTCAGGCGCAGTCTCTCTGACCATTCGATGACCGTCACGCCATCTTCTGCCAGGTATTCATCCAGCGGCAGATTTTCTATGTCCTGTCCGCTTAACCGGTACAGGTCAACATGGGAAAGCCGAATCTTGCCGCGGTATTCGGTAGCGATGACAAAACTCGAGCTGGTCACGCGGGTCTTGATCCCCAGTCCCCGGGCAATGCCCTTGGTTAACGTGGTCTTGCCGCTGCCCAGATCACCATAAAGATATACCACGTCACCGACATTCAATATCCGGGCGATAGCCTGACCCAGTCTGATCGTTGCCTGGGCCGATCTCGAGACCACGGTCCTGCGATGCCGGCGGGTATGCTTGCCTGAGTTTTTCATTGGAGATCGTTGCCGCGGTACAATTGCAGAGCGCCGTACAAACTCAGGTCCCGGTCATAGCGGGTGATCCCCCGGACATGCGATGCAATGAACTTGCCCCAGCCGCCGGTGACCACGCAGAGGAACCGCCGGCGGTACTGGCGCGCGATAAGCTCCAACAGCGATTGGACCATGTGCGCGTGTCCGAACAGGATCCCGGACCGCAGGCATTCGCCGGTGCTGTGGCCGATGGTTCTTTTGGGCGTTCTCAGCCTTACATTTTTCAACAAAGCGGTCTTCCTGGTCAGTGCCCAAAGCCCGGTTTCGATCCCCGGCATGATCATGCCGCCCGGAAACCAGCCGTCTTTAAAGATCACGTCGATCGTCGTGGCCGTACCCGCGGAGATCACCACCACGTCATTTTGGTAACGGATCAGCGCGCCGACAGCGTTCGCGACCCGATCCGCGCCCAGGGTCCCCGGACGCTGGTATCCGTACTTCAGTGGGCTTTTCAGCCGGGCCGAAACGATCACGGGTTTGACACCGGGATGCGCATGGGTCAGGCAACGCAGAAGCTTACGCGTCAGGACCGGCGAGACTGAAACGATCACCGCACCCTCGACACGATCATGACCTATCCTGCCCAGACCGCGCTTGATAACCGATGCGCCTTTCGCCGCGTTAAAATCCTCACTCGGGCAGACCGCGCGCCTGGCAAGACGGCTGCCCGAAAACCAGCCCCAGTGGATATTCGTATTGCCAGCGTCGATCGCGATCACCATCTTAGCCTGCGTACGTCGCCATAATAAAATTTCCTGATAACGCCGTTATCATCCCGTAGGAGCAATGCCCAGTCATCATCCACGCCCATGACACTTCCGTAATATTTCCTCGCGCTGGTGATGATCTCGACCGCCTCGCCGATCCCGGTCACATAGCGGTGAATGTAGCGGCCGATCGAGCGCCGGCCGCGGATCTTCGCATACAGCCTTTCGAATCGGTGCACGATCGACTGTCCGATATCGTTCAGGTTATATTCCTTCCCGGTTTCCAGCATCATCGATGTCGCGCTGGTAAGATTTTTTGGAAATTTTTCGGTATTGACGTTCAGACCGATACCGCAGATGACCGCCTGATCGTGCTCCTCGCACAGGATGCCGCATACCTTGCGGCTGTTGATCATAACATCATTGGGCCAGTGGATCACCAAACCGGACAATCCATGATCTTCCAGTACCCTGATGACCACCAGCGCTGCCAGGAGCGGGATCGAACTTGCACGAACACCGGGGAAAACCACCAGCGACAGGTAGAGACCGCCAGGCGGCGAGAACCACACGCGCGAACTGCGGCCCCGGCCGCGCCGCTGGCACAAAGCGTATATCGCGACCGGTTTTTTCCTGTCCACGAGTCTGCGGGCGATGTCCTGGGTGGATGACACCGCCTGGTATTTAAGGATCCTTTCGAACATCAAGATCAGGTGCCGGGATAGTATACCTTGAGGGCCGCGCCTTCAAAGGGGGTCTTTCCGCTTATGATCTTCAACGAATCCATATCGAACCAGTTCACGCTTTTGACATTGATCACCAGGTTCATTTCGTCACCATCGGCGATCTCGATCGCGGTGAATGCCGCGGCATTGAATACGATCGCCGCATCGGCGAGCATGATATCTGCCGAGAGGTCGGTGTACCGCAGGGAATCCACGGTCACGCGCGCGGCCGTAAAAGAACCAGGATTAACGACCTCGTAGCCGTTGGAAATGCTGACAAAATCGGCGCTCTGGACTGATACGGTGATCGGCGTACTGCCTTCCCATAGGGTCTGGTAAGTCTCGCCATCGAAAAGCTCCACTTCGAGGATCCTCATCTTCAGATCGCCATAGAGCCCGAGCGTCAGGCCTTCGTCATTGAGACCGACCTCGACACTCGCAGTCCCGGCGCAGCTCATGAAAATAAGCGCGGGGATCATGGCAAAAATGATCTTTTTCATGTCCAACCTCCTTGTCTTAATGTAATATTATAGTTTAATCTAAATAATTTGCACTGTCAAGGCTCGAGCGCTTTGAAAATGAATCAAAGCGCTCATGATTACGGCGATTTAACGGCAGATCACAGAGATATTTACTACCACAATATCGCTGGTATCTATCCATTATCTCTGTCATCGTGGGAGCAACGAAAATTATTTCGTCGCTCCCGGGGCTTGACAAGTTTTGAATATTTACTATACTTAAGTATGAAAAAGAACGGAGGTCGCATAAACCTTGAAGAGATCATCCGATGCCTTGGCGCGGTCACCATGACACTCAGGCAGAATCCTAAAAAAGCGCTATCCGATCTCCGGGCATTAGGACAAGCCATCGACGACCAGGTTCCCTACCGTGACGGCCACAGCCTGCGGGTGACCGATCACTGCATGGCGATGGCCGATCACCTGGGATTTGACGACAATGAAAAGGTCGTGCTTGAAGTGGCGGCGCTGCTGCATGATTTCGGCAAGATCGGCATTGATGAAGCCATTTTGATGAAACCTCAGCAGCTGACGCCGGAGGAAAAATTAGAGATCAATATGCACGTCATGCGGGGATACTACATGCTGGCCGGGTTCAACGAGCTCATCGAAGCGCTCAGGGGTATTAAGAGCCACCACGAGTGTTACGACGGAACCGGTCATCCGGAAGGGCTGGTCAAAAACCAGATCCCGCTGATCGGCAGGATCATCGCCGTGGCCGATGCGTATGACGCGATGACGTCCAAGAGACCATACCGGAAAGCCCTGACCCATGAACAAGCACTCCAGGAGCTCAAGAACAATGCCGGCATCCAGTTTGATCCGGCGATCGTAAAGATATTCATTAAGTATCTCTCTGAGAAAAAAACATCACGGCTGGCGGCTACTTGATTCAAGCCACCACACTTCAGTTTTCCTAAATTCTTTAATTTATTGTGTGTGGATCAGGACGGGGTCAGGATGTAACCGGTAAAGGTTAGCACCGCGTTGCCGCCGACTTTGACCCGTAGGATCTGGTCCAGCGTGCATTCCACGTGCACGTACACTTTGCCGGGCCGGTTCTGCATGTAGCCCTGTTCAATTATGATCCGCGAAAAACTCGATGGTTCGATGAGTTTTCTCCGGATCAGAAAACAACCAAGGCTTCCGGCCGCAGCGCCGGATATCGGGTCCTCGTTGATGCCGACCGCAGGCGCGAAGTGACGCATGAACGCCGTGTCCCCGGCGTCAAATGTTTCCTGGCAGTAAGTAACCACGCCCTGGATACCGACCCGCGTGCAGAAACTGTCCATCAGGGGAAAATCAGGATTGATGTTTTTCATGGCACTGAGCGTCTTTATCGGCACGATCAGGTCATAGAACCCCGTGGAGATGATGTCCATCGGTATTTGATCAAAAGGTATCTCGTTTGGCGGCAGCCGCAGGATCCGCGCGACCTGGACCGGGTTGATCTCGACATCCAGGTAGTTCGGCTTGGATAAAGACATGGTCGCCCGGGTGACCTTTTCGCTCTTTACCCGGAGCTCGACGAACTGGATACCGGCCTTGGTCCGCTGTCGCACGATGAACTCGGGCTCGACCATACGGATGACATTCTCGCCACCCAGAGCGAAATACGTTGCGATCGCCGCGTGCCCGGAGAAATTTACCTCGCCGCTGCCGCAGAAAAAACGCAGGTAGATATCGGCTTCGGATGTCGATTCCGGCAGGACAAAGGCCGTGTCCGAGAGGGGGTTCAGGTCGTTCGCCATGAGCTTCATTTCGTCGTCGGACAGCCCCTCGGCGCTGATCACAACCCAGGCAGGGTTGCCCCCGTACGCGACCGACGTGAAAGCGCTCATTTTCTTAGCCTTTATCCACTTAGGCATAGCCAAATGATACACAATATTGAATAAGTGTCAATAAGCTCAGTGGATAACGCCCGGATATTTAAGACTCGCCGCTGTTCAATTCCCTTGATTTTGATAAAATCACGGCTACAATACGCCATGCTTGAATGGCTGACCGGACAGGGAAAGATCGTCGCCTACTTGCTCCTGCTTGCCTGCGCGCTGCTGGAGAGTCTGGTGCCGCCATTTCCCTCGGATATTTTCGTCCTGCTTTTTGCTTTTCTCGCCGGGCAGGGCAGGTTTGACGTAATCTTGATATACCTGGCAGCGGTTACGGGCAGTATTTGCGGGATCATGGTCCTTTACACGGTCGGCATTACTCATGGCGAAGCGGTCCTGCGTCTTCTTTCCAAAGGCGTGCTTGCCAGGCTGGTGCCAGTGGATATGATCGCAAGGGCGCGGGCGAAATTCATGCAACGTGGTGACTGGCTGCTACTGCTCAACCGTTTTTTGCCAGGCGCAAGGGCGGTCATCGGTTTCACTGCCGGGCTCACCAGGCTAAAAAGCGGCAGGGTATTCTATCTGAGCCTGGCCAGCGTGGCAGCCTGGAACTTGTTTCTTATCATTGCCGGATTTTACGTAGGCAAGACCTGGGACCAGGCCTCGGTTTTCCTGCGCAACTACAGCATCGGTGCGGTCGTGATCATCGTGATTGTCCTCATGATCATCACTTACCTTTATTTCCGTAAAAGAAAATAGCGATATTATCCGATCTTCCTGATAAACATAATTTAATTGCTTAAATGCTATTATTTG carries:
- a CDS encoding PhzF family phenazine biosynthesis protein; this encodes MPKWIKAKKMSAFTSVAYGGNPAWVVISAEGLSDDEMKLMANDLNPLSDTAFVLPESTSEADIYLRFFCGSGEVNFSGHAAIATYFALGGENVIRMVEPEFIVRQRTKAGIQFVELRVKSEKVTRATMSLSKPNYLDVEINPVQVARILRLPPNEIPFDQIPMDIISTGFYDLIVPIKTLSAMKNINPDFPLMDSFCTRVGIQGVVTYCQETFDAGDTAFMRHFAPAVGINEDPISGAAAGSLGCFLIRRKLIEPSSFSRIIIEQGYMQNRPGKVYVHVECTLDQILRVKVGGNAVLTFTGYILTPS
- a CDS encoding type III pantothenate kinase, with the protein product MVIAIDAGNTNIHWGWFSGSRLARRAVCPSEDFNAAKGASVIKRGLGRIGHDRVEGAVIVSVSPVLTRKLLRCLTHAHPGVKPVIVSARLKSPLKYGYQRPGTLGADRVANAVGALIRYQNDVVVISAGTATTIDVIFKDGWFPGGMIMPGIETGLWALTRKTALLKNVRLRTPKRTIGHSTGECLRSGILFGHAHMVQSLLELIARQYRRRFLCVVTGGWGKFIASHVRGITRYDRDLSLYGALQLYRGNDLQ
- a CDS encoding biotin--[acetyl-CoA-carboxylase] ligase, which codes for MFERILKYQAVSSTQDIARRLVDRKKPVAIYALCQRRGRGRSSRVWFSPPGGLYLSLVVFPGVRASSIPLLAALVVIRVLEDHGLSGLVIHWPNDVMINSRKVCGILCEEHDQAVICGIGLNVNTEKFPKNLTSATSMMLETGKEYNLNDIGQSIVHRFERLYAKIRGRRSIGRYIHRYVTGIGEAVEIITSARKYYGSVMGVDDDWALLLRDDNGVIRKFYYGDVRRLRW
- a CDS encoding DedA family protein — encoded protein: MLEWLTGQGKIVAYLLLLACALLESLVPPFPSDIFVLLFAFLAGQGRFDVILIYLAAVTGSICGIMVLYTVGITHGEAVLRLLSKGVLARLVPVDMIARARAKFMQRGDWLLLLNRFLPGARAVIGFTAGLTRLKSGRVFYLSLASVAAWNLFLIIAGFYVGKTWDQASVFLRNYSIGAVVIIVIVLMIITYLYFRKRK
- a CDS encoding HD-GYP domain-containing protein, with amino-acid sequence MKKNGGRINLEEIIRCLGAVTMTLRQNPKKALSDLRALGQAIDDQVPYRDGHSLRVTDHCMAMADHLGFDDNEKVVLEVAALLHDFGKIGIDEAILMKPQQLTPEEKLEINMHVMRGYYMLAGFNELIEALRGIKSHHECYDGTGHPEGLVKNQIPLIGRIIAVADAYDAMTSKRPYRKALTHEQALQELKNNAGIQFDPAIVKIFIKYLSEKKTSRLAAT
- the tsaE gene encoding tRNA (adenosine(37)-N6)-threonylcarbamoyltransferase complex ATPase subunit type 1 TsaE translates to MKNSGKHTRRHRRTVVSRSAQATIRLGQAIARILNVGDVVYLYGDLGSGKTTLTKGIARGLGIKTRVTSSSFVIATEYRGKIRLSHVDLYRLSGQDIENLPLDEYLAEDGVTVIEWSERLRLTRVQKQSGLHVHIAIRGQKNREFIIEDLRD